The genomic DNA TTAGATATTGTCGTGTCAGGTGTAGGTGTCTCAATCCCACATGAAAAATTTCAGGCTATTTCGGACGGCATTTTGGATGTCGAGCATAAGGAAATGAGCGATGCGGATATGGGACTGCACATCGCAAAAAGGATCGCTGAGATACATGGTGGTATGTTGAGCATTGAGACAGGATATATTATCGAAGATAAACATGTCCCATTCGATGAATCTCGGCTGCATGACAGAAGTAACCTTTCAGGGAGAGTTAGTCAGACAGAATTTGTGAAATTTAGGTTGAGAATCCCACATGTTGATGCACATTGGGAATACGGAGGTGACAAGTGAAGTCTAAGAGAGAAATTCTGATAGTGGACGATGATGTTGATTTCGTAGAGGCCACAAAAATCGTTTTGGAGAAAAGTGGCTATCATGTTGAAACGTGCCTGTCTGCGGAGGCATGTCTTGAAAAATTGAAGACAATTGACCCCGATCTAATCATCATGGACGTCATGATGGAAACCGATCATTCCGGATTTGACCTTTGCCGAGAAATCAAACGGAATTTGAAGACCAAAGATATCCCGGTTCTCATGTTGACCGCCGTGGAGGAGAAATATCCGATGAATTTTGAAAGTGCTGCCGGTGACGAAACCTGGCTGCCAGTTGACGGTTACATTGACAAACCAGTTGAGGCCGGTGTGCTGCTGGAACGTATTAATAAATTACTGAGTTAAACCTGGCGTTATGAGAGACAACGGTAAGACAGGCGCTACACTTGTGGTCGGTGGAGGCATAGGCGGTATCCAGGCTGCATTAGATCTTGCGGATTCTGGATTTAGAGTCTATCTGTTAGAGAAAAGCCCAAGCATTGGTGGCGTCATGGCTCAGTTGGATAAAACCTTTCCCACTAATGATTGTTCAATGTGCATACTCGCGCCGAAACTGGTCACTGTTGCCAGGCATCCAAATATTACCGTCATTACCGATGGGGATATTGAGCAATTGTCCGGTGACGCGGGTGATTTCGTTGTTACGATAAGGAAAGAACCACGCTACGTTGATGAGGAGAAATGCACGGGGTGTGGACTCTGTATGCAGAACTGTCCCGTGCGCCAGATACTATATGATGAATCTCAACCCGAAGATCTGCGGCTTGATCCTGCTGAAGTCGCACAGATTGAGGCAATACTTCAGGATTACCGAGATAGGAAAGGTGTTCTGATGCCCGTTCTTCAGGCCATCAATAATGCCTACAACTATTTTCCAAGAGAACTGCTTAAGTACATGGCACGTGAGCTGAAGATTCCACTGAGTTTGATCTACAACGTTGCTACGTTTTACAAGGCATTCAGCCTGAAAAAGCGGGGCAGGTATGTAATAAGAGTCTGCCAGGGAACGGCGTGCCATGTTCGTGGTGCAAAGCGCGTCTTAGAGGAATTCGAACGTGTCCTGGGTATCGAGTCCGGTAATAATACGGATGATCTTCTGTTTACACTGGAAACTGTGAACTGCGTAGGTGCTTGTGCACTCGCACCAGTC from candidate division WOR-3 bacterium includes the following:
- a CDS encoding response regulator; protein product: MKSKREILIVDDDVDFVEATKIVLEKSGYHVETCLSAEACLEKLKTIDPDLIIMDVMMETDHSGFDLCREIKRNLKTKDIPVLMLTAVEEKYPMNFESAAGDETWLPVDGYIDKPVEAGVLLERINKLLS
- a CDS encoding NAD(P)H-dependent oxidoreductase subunit E, encoding MQNCPVRQILYDESQPEDLRLDPAEVAQIEAILQDYRDRKGVLMPVLQAINNAYNYFPRELLKYMARELKIPLSLIYNVATFYKAFSLKKRGRYVIRVCQGTACHVRGAKRVLEEFERVLGIESGNNTDDLLFTLETVNCVGACALAPVIMVGDEYFGQMTPGKVQTVIDKYHKEGKGYAE